In Acidisarcina sp., a single window of DNA contains:
- a CDS encoding ribbon-helix-helix protein, CopG family has protein sequence MKQITLRLSASQLRQLDRLADKLQIDKANVIRLAITRLAESESIPRTSR, from the coding sequence ATGAAGCAAATCACACTGCGATTGAGCGCGAGCCAGTTGCGCCAACTGGATCGGCTCGCCGACAAGCTGCAGATCGATAAGGCGAACGTGATTCGGCTTGCTATTACCCGCCTGGCCGAATCCGAAAGCATCCCCCGCACGTCCCGCTGA
- a CDS encoding ribbon-helix-helix protein, CopG family, whose protein sequence is MKQAPPKTSKKGRPQAQTVCLRVQPQQLEDLDRLADRAGTTRSSLIQLAIARLLEKGL, encoded by the coding sequence ATGAAGCAAGCCCCACCGAAAACCAGCAAGAAAGGGCGGCCGCAGGCACAGACGGTTTGTCTGCGCGTCCAGCCGCAGCAGCTCGAAGATTTGGATCGATTGGCGGATCGGGCGGGAACCACGCGCAGCAGCCTGATTCAGCTAGCTATCGCGCGGCTGCTAGAGAAGGGACTCTGA